DNA sequence from the Deltaproteobacteria bacterium GWA2_45_12 genome:
CTTGGCGAAACCGGGACGGGCAAGGAACTTTTAGCCCGCGCCATCCATCAAAACAGCTCCCGAAAAACACATCCCTTTATAGCGCTGCATTGCGCCGCTCTTTCACCCACCATTTTGGAAAGCGAATTATTCGGCCACGAAAAAGGTGCCTTCACAGGGGCTGAAAAACAAAAACCCGGTCGCTTTGAACGTGCCAGCGGTGGGACTTTATTCTTGGATGAGATTGGCGAAATTTCTGAATCCATCCAAACCAAACTTTTGCGCGTACTCCAGGAAAAAGAAATTGAACGTGTGGGTGGTACATCGGTGGTAAAAGTGAATGTACGCCTGGTGGCGGCCACCAACAAAAATTTGAAAGACATGGTGGCAAAAGGACAATTTCGTGAAGACCTTTATTTTAGATTGAATGTCATCCCGATACAGGTACCCCCTTTAAGGGAACGCAAAGGAGATATTGAAACTTTGGCAAAACATTTTACCGAAAAATCAGGGAAACAAATCGGGAAAGCCCTCAAGCTGACAAGCGAAGCCTTAAATCTCCTTCGTCAATATGATTGGCCCGGTAATGTGCGCGAGCTGCAAAACATCATCGAACGCGCGTCCATTTTGTGCAGTGATGACGAGATCACACCGACGGATTTAAATCTTGATCTTTCAACCACTCTCGGTCCAGAAAAAATTGATCCTGAAAAATTGGAACAAAAAAGTCTCAATGTCCGCGATTCCATCAAAAAAGAAGAAGCCCAAGAGCTGGCCAAAACATTAAGGGAAGCGGGCGGCAACATCTCTGAAGCCGCCCGCATATTAGGCATGGCCCGCTCCAGCCTGTTTCACAGGCTAAAAAAATACGGATTGATTTAACATTTTTCTGCGTAGGGGCGGGTCTGCGACCCGCCCTTACTAACACCCACAATCATGATCATCATCGGCGGTCCCATCAATCTCCGCATCCGTTTCATTGTCGATGCGTAATTCGCCTTCTGAATCCACACAGAGCTCCTGCATATTCTCTCCCCAAAGGATGATTTCCTCACCGACTTTTTGGGCTTCAAGAAGAATCTTTTTCCCATCGATGGTTACTTCTATTTGAGTGTCATTGACCTCTTTCCAAGTCCCGTGGGCCACGGTTTCCCCATTTTCCTTGATGATGCAAGTGCCATCCGTCTCCAAATGCAGGGACGATTTAATGGTGGTGGTTCCCGCGTCCACATCCTTTAACCGTGCAAGGATGTCACGAAGTGAATCAGTAATGGCCCTGAATTCCTCCTCGTTACACGAGATGGAGTAAGTGGCGCGTATTTTTGTTTTGGAATGGATCTTGGCATGCACAGCCTCCATTCCACAGTTTGTCAATGCCAACCAAAGAGGCAAACACATAAGAGCAAGCAGTTTGTTTTTCATATAAGTCCTTTCTTGTTTGTGGCTGACTGACTTCCTTGGTTCCCTTTAAAAAAATTCTAACTCTTCCCACTCCCCCCTCTTATTTTAAGAGGAGGCTCGGGAAGACGGTATAAATCTTAGTTGAATTGAATATTGACTGGCGTACTGTAAGAGCAGATGGAAATTTCAGCAGCACCGAAACCTTCAGCGTGATTGATGTATTCACAATTCACCAATCGGAGAGTGGCTGCCCCTAAAAAAGGCTCATCCAAATTGACGGTGAATGTCCCGTTATCTTCAACGGAGTAGGTTTGAACCAAGCTCCCCCTCCCGTTATAGACATTTACAAACAGATTTTCTTGAACGCCGGCTTCCCATTCCACAATAACGGGCTGCCCCATACGATAAATACGATTGTTGATGGGCGAAGTAGTTTCTTCTACATGGACCGACTGAAAGCTGACCGTGGTCTGGGTGCCTTCAGAATCAATATAAGAAAGATGATATTCCTGATTGCCCAAAGGCTTGTCGACATGGGCCGCGTAGAAGAAATCATCAGTGAGCAAACCTAAGAATATGGCATTGATCAAATCATTGACCAGTGGGTCTCCTAAAGAAAGGTTGGCCGAATCTTGCTCATTGCCATCGCCATCTTCAGAGGTGACTTTAAGTTTTTCACCTTGAGTAAACTCAATTCCATCTTCTCCGGGAAGTGTACGCATGACCCCCGTGACACGGGCTTGATCCTTATTATTTTCCTCAACAACGCGGATATCGATCTTAAGATCGGCTGCTTTCGTTTCACGTAATTCATTGCTTTCGATTTTGGCCCCTTGACCACAACCGGTTAAAATCCCCATGCTCAGAACAAAAGCGACCCCCAAATTCATTTTGTTTTTTAATTTCATATTTTCTCCTTGTCGCGCCAAAGCCCAACGGGCGTCGGCGAACTTTTTTAGAGCCGCCCTTCACTTCGTCCACCCTTGAACCAAGAAAGATGCGAACCTGGCCCTAGCTAAAGCAACCCTAATGCCAAGAAGAAAAATTAAAAAAGTATAATAATTTCAGTTATTTATGATAAACAAGGAAAATGGGAAGAAAAGGTCTATCGAAGATTATCGAAGATTGTTAACGGGGATTGGCGATGAACTCACCGTCCCACAACTGATCTAAAAACATGGTCCAGGGAAGTATTTGGATCTTGCCGATTGTTCTGGGTTGTTTTTCAAGACAAACAATAATGGCTTTTTTAACAGGGCCATCTTCAAGAAGGGCCTTAAGACCTTTTAAATCTCCTTGGTGAACACGCAAGCTGGCCTTAATCTCGAGGGCCAATTGCTTTTCATTTAAAATGAAATCCACTTCTTGATTCGTACTGGTCCTCCAAAAACTGATTTCCAATTCAGGTTGATGATAAGCCCGGTAAGCCATCAGTTCCATGAGAATATATTGTTCAAACGATTTGCCAAACTCGGGAGTGCCCATCTGGGGGCTGCGTCTTGCAAGGTAATTGGAAACACCTACATCAAAAATATAGAATTTTTCGGTCTCAATCATTCGGCGGTTTTTTGATTTCACCCAGGGCTTAATCCGAAATCCGAGGTAAGTGTCTTCAAGAATATCAAAGTAAGTCCTTACCACTTTTGGGGAAATACCCGCTTCCCTTCCAACATTGGTGTAATTAAGAAGCTCACTGCTGGTAAGGGCAGCCACCCTTAAAAAATCGCTGAAAGCCGGGATATTTTGGGTGAGCGCCTCCGCTGCAATTTCCTCTTTAAGGTAATCGGCCAGATAGGCCCTTAAGTCTTCAATAGGGTCCGGAGACAAAAAATGGGAAGGAAGCAATCCACTGACCATGATTTTCTCAAGGTCAAGCGAGTCAACTTCCTTGTAAGACAGGGGAGCCATATGCCTCTTCCAGGCGCGCCCTCCAAGGAGATTGGCATGGCCACGTTTAAGCTTACGGGCGCTGGAGCCTGTCAAAAGAAAAGAAACCTTTTTATTTTCGATAAGCCAGTGAACTTCATCCAAAAGCGAGGGCACTTTTTGGATTTCATCGATGACAACAAGCCCTGTGTGGTCTTGAAACCTTTCCCGCAAGAGGGCGGGACGAGAGGAGTAATCCGCAAATTCATCTGTCTTAAGTAAGTCAACAAGGGGAACCTCTGGTAAATTTTGGCGGATCCAGTAGGTCTTTCCCACCTTCCGGGGTCCCCACAAAAACGCTGACTTACCCTTGGGCAGATTGAGCTCAAAAAGTCTTTTAATAATCTTCCCCATAAGGGGAGATTATCCGGATAAAATGACATCGTCAATCATTTTATCTACCCCCCCTTTTTTTAATTTAGAAAACTGTCGAAGATTGTTAACGGGGATTGGCGAAAGTTGGTCGCTGAGCGGAGTTGAAGCGTACCGGCCCTTCGGCTCCGCTCAGGGACCTGTCATTCTCTTTTCAACTTTTTATACTTAATCCGCCCCAGCTTATCGGCGGCATCGCCCAAGCGACGGTGTTTATCGGCTTCGTATTCGGAAAAATTGCCGTCAAACCACACCACTTGGCTATCGCCCTCAAAAGACAGCATGTGGGTTGCAATACGATCCAAAAACCAACGATCGTGGCTGATGATGACGGCACATCCACCAAAATTTTCGAGGGCTACTTCCAACGCACGAAGGGTGTTCACATCCAAATCATTGGTGGGTTCATCCAAAAGCAAAACGTTTCCCGCATCTTTTAAGGTCATGGCCAAATGCACACGGTTCCGTTCCCCGCCAGAAAGCACATTGATGGGCTTTTGCTGGTCGGTGCCTGAAAAATTAAACCGCGCCACATAGGCTCGTGAATTGACTTCACGACTGCCAAGCTTGACCACCTCGGCTCCGCCAGAAATAACTTCCCATACCGTCCGTTTGTCATCCGGGCTGAACCTGTTTTGATCAACATACCCAAGCTTGACAGTTTCCCCCACTTTAAAAGAACCGCTGTCGGGTTTTTCAAAACCCATAATCATTTTAAACAATGTCGTTTTACCGGCTCCATTGGGACCAATGACCCCTACAATTCCGCCCTGAGGGAGACTGAAACTTAAATTCTCAAACAAGAGTTTGTCACCGTAGGCTTTTGAAATATTCCGGGCTTCGATGACTGTTTCCCCCAAACGTGGGCCGGGGGGAATATAAATTTCAATATCCTCGGCCAGTTTTTCATTTTCCTGGGAAAGAAGTTTTTCGTAATTGGAAATACGCGCTTTCGATTTTACACGACGGGCCTCCGGGCTCTGTCTAATCCACTCCAATTCCCGTTCCAATGTCTTGACGCGTTTGGTTTCAGCCTTTTCTTCCTGGGCCAGGCGATCTTTCTTTTGAACCAGCCAGGACGAATAATTGCCCTTCCAGGGAATGCCTTGCCCACGGTCTAATTCCAAAATCCAACCTGCCACATTGTCCAAAAAATAACGGTCGTGGGTCACTGCAATGACTGTGCCCTTGTACTTTTGTAGATGGCGCTCAAGGAAAAAAACAGATTCGGCATCCAAATGGTTGGTGGGTTCATCCAAAAGTAAAATATCGGGCTCGCGCAATAAAAGCCGGCACAGGGCCACACGACGTTTTTCACCCCCTGAAATATTTTTGACAAGCGCATCGGACGGGGGACAACGGAGCGCATCCATGGCCAGTTCCAAGCGGTTATCCAGCTCCCAGGCATTGGCGGCATCCAGCTTTTCCTGTACCACCCCCTGACGGTCGATAAGCTTAGCCATTTCGTCATCGGACATGGGTTTTTCAAAACTATTATTGATCGTTTCAAATTCCTTGAGCAAATCGACTACTTCCTGCACACCCTCTTCAACGACTTGGCGCACTGTTTTTTCAGGATCTAAATGGGGCTCTTGTTCCAAATAACCAATGGAATAGTCTTTTGAAAAAGTGACCTGGCCCGTGTAATCTTTGTCAACCCCGGCAATAATTTTTAAGAGACTTGATTTCCCGGCCCCGTTTAACCCCAGCACCCCGATTTTAGCGCCATAAAAAAAGGAAAGATAAATATCCTTTAAGACCTGCTTTTTGGGAGGATGAACGCGGCTGACTCCCACCATGGAAAATATGATTTTTTCATTTTCGTTAGCCATAAGGGTATTAGGGCATATCAAAACTGGTAGGGTAAGAAAGCTTTTTTTTATGATGAGTGAAGAAAAAGACGATTCAGAATGCTCCAATGCAAGTAAGGGCAATTCATGAATTGCCCCTACCCTTTACCACTAAAAAATATCTCTATATCACTTAAACTCAGCCATGGCCTGAAGATAGAAGAAATCGGCACTCGTATCCATTCCCTGATCTTTAAAGAAAGCTCCGGGAATAAAATGACTGTAGCCTCCCAGCAGGTTGGCATAGTCGTTGATGGTCCATTTGGACAACAAATCAATCTCATGCCCGGCAATTTTACCCACACCGGGGCCACCGGTAAAACCACCAAAAGTATCGGCGGAATGGTTTTTATCAACGCCTAAAAGATGATAACTTCCTTCCACAAAAAACTTGCCGGGTTTTGCTGAAACGGCCAACGAAGCATCGTGCATATTGCTCCAGCCTTCCAAATCCATGTAACCATACTTGAAATGCTCAGTGGCAAATAGACTGTTGAATTTGGTGTAGCGGTCGCTGGTGTTGTCATCGCCCGTGGCATAGTTATATTCCACGCCGACGCGGGGTTTGACTTCTGCATCGAAGGTATAGCCCGCTTTGCCATGACCGGCAAAGGCAAGAATACTGTTGGAGCCAAATTTACCAAGCTGCACGGCCGATTCCGCACCAAAATCAATTCCGTTATCAAAATTTGATTTGGCTCTAAACCCAATGGTATGAACACTCAATGTGTCTCCCGTTCCGGAAGCCACGCCCGTTGCGCCGTCATTATCCTGAAGAAGGATGTAATACCCATCCAAAACTCCCTTGGGGAATTCCTTCCATGTTCCATAAACACCGGCCGCATATTGACCATCGCCGGAATTACTGATTGTGGTACGGTCAGTGGCAAAGGCCCAGGTATTCATGGCGTAACCGGGTTTGTCCAAAGTGATGACAATACCATCTAAAGCACGACCCACATTGCTCCAGTCAACAGCGCCCACCAGGCGTTCATCTCCCAAGGATAATTCTTGGCGACCCAGGCGAACACTGACATCTGAATCATCGATATTAAGGAAATCAATGTATCCCTGATGAAGGTCCACGCCTTCATCATCGCCGACTGCCGCTGCAGAAGCCGAAGCCTCTTCCCCAAACTCACGGGAATCCTGCCCTTGAACAAAGAAACTGACATGTTTTTCGGGGTTGTATCTTATTCCAAAACGGCTGCGAAGAAGGGTGGACACATCTTCTTCCCGCTCTCCTGGAACCATGGGAACTGTTTGAGACAAATTACGCCGTATTTCGGGACGCACCCGAACCTGGCCGGAAAATTTGAGCTTGTCCCAAACCAAAGACTTTTCGGTGGTTTCTGTTTTTGCCACCGTTGGCTGTGACTTGGAATCTTTTTTGATTTCACCGGCCAATTCTTTTCGAACCTGGGGTTCGAGTTCTTTTCGTAGTTCGGCCTTAACCTCATTGCGTATTTCGGCCTTGATTTCATCTTTAAGCTCCGCCTTGATTTGGGCTTTAAGCTTGGCCATATCGATATCACCGGCAAAAGCCTGGGAAGCAACAAGGCAGAAGAATGTCAAAAATGGGATAAGACGGGATTTCATGGGAGCCTCCTTTTTTTGAGTTGTAAGTACGCCTGAATGAGGAAAGTCTTCATGACATACATCATAGAAACTTGTGACTATGATTTGGGTTTCTGGATCCAGTCATGGATCTAAAAAAAAATCGTGTAGATCCCTTAAGAAAGGGAAAAATGAGGAACGGTCGAATCTGGAAATATTTGGCCTCCTTAGCCAAAAGTGCGCCAAGGAGGCCAAAGTCAATGACGTTTACTTCAAATGCTTTGAAACAAGTTTGGTCATTTCAAACATGTTCACGGTCTTTTTGCCGCCAAACACCACCTTAAGCTTGTCATCCGCATTGATGTTGCGCTTGTTTTTGGCATCTTGCAGTTTGTTCTTCTTGATATAAACCCAAAGTTTTTTGACAACTTCGGTACGAGGAAGTGGTTTGGAGCCCACAATGGCGCCCAAAGCTTCGTCGGGTTGAAGGGGTTTCATAAAGGCACTTGTTTTTTTTGCTGGCATGTTTTGCTCCTTTTTTATAGTGGTTTCATTCCAATTTGGTTCCGAAATGGACAACTCGGGGGCTTGCCCCCGAGTTTCATCCTGAGCGACCCTTCGACTCTCCGCCTTACGGCGGATCGCTCAGGGTTGATCCATTTTTTTATTTCGGCCCCAAGGGGCCGAGTTTGAGTCGAAGGATCAATATGCGGGAGTAGCTCAGTTGGTAGAGCATCAGCTTCCCAAGCTGAGGGTCGCGGGTTCGAGCCCCGTCTCCCGCTCATAACGAATACGGAATTCTTATTTCGGAATGCGGAATGACACACTCCGAAATGCTCCCTATTCCCTCTGGAATAGAAGGGGAAGAAAAAAATATCAACCTAAAAATTTTTTGGCAAACACTCCATAGCGCAAACCATGATCACTAATAACAGCTTTGTCCTGTTTAAAATAGCGCATCAATTCACTAAGCAATAAAGCGCCCGCCAAAATGACATCGGCCCGCAAAGACTCCATGCCTGGCAATTGCTGTCGGTCTTTCACCGACATCCCTGCAAAATCCTTGATGAGTTGATGCAAGGTTTGCAGTTCCAATTTTGATCCATGCACTTTTTCGGGCTTGTATACTTTCAATTTTTTGGCTACGGCCGCAAGGGTTGTGGCTGTGCCTGCCGTGGCAATGAAGGTGTAATCCTGGGGGTTGAAATCTTTTGGATAAAAATCATCCAGCTCGTCGGCCAAATTGTTGCGAATGGAAGTTTGCAAACGTTGGAACTCGTCTTGTGAAATTGGATCGGAACGTACAAACATTTCGGTTAAAAGAACCGATCCCATGGGTAAGCTGATGGTGGTTTCAGGCTCTTTAATTTTGGGGCCCAGGTTCCCTGTAATAATTTCGGTGGAACCACCCCCAATATCGGCCACGATCGCTTTTTTATTTTTATCCCCAAAATCATGGTTGACGGCCAAAAAAGTGTATTCGGCTTCTTCATCCCCTGAAATAATCTGGGTTTTTATTTTTGTTTCCTTGGCAACGGCTTCAATAAAAATTTGGGCATTGGCAGCTGTACGGCAGGCGGCCGTCCCAACAGCGACAATTTTTTTAACATCGTGTTCCTGGCATTTTTTTTTGAATCCGACCAAAACCTCCCGGGTACGATTCATGGCTTGGGAAATAAAAAAATGGTTTTCAGTAAGCCCCTGACCAAGACGGGTAATGCACGCCTGATCCAAAAGTATTTTGTCGAGCTTTTTCCCCTTCACTTTACCAATGAGTAAAATGAGGGTGTTGGTACCTATGTCAATGACGGCGTAGTTCATTGCTTAAAGAGCCTCTAGTCGCTGGTTGCTAGTAGATTCTTACTAGGGACTAGCGACTAGCAACTATTGCAGCCGTGGTCCCCAATCCGGATTCACACACGATTCGGTCCCGGGAATCAAGGTTTGATTGTCCCCATCGGCCATGGAAACATAAATACCGCTTCCGCCACGACGGCCGGATGAAAACACAATATAACGTCCATCCGGGGACCAGGTGGGGGATTCATTATTGCCTTCATCACGGGTAATACGTTGAATCAGCGAACCATCGGCATTCATCACAAACAAGTCAAAGGCCCCACGATCACGCGCTGTAAAAATAATCTTTCTTCCATCGGGGGACCAATCGGGCTGATCGTTTTGATAGCCCGTATACGTAAGGCGTGAAACACTTCCTGAAGCCACATCCATGACAAACAGATGCAAATTACCCGCACGCTCCGAGGCAAAAACAATCTGTGAACCATCGGGCGACCAGGCGGAAGACACGTCAATATTATAGGTTTTTGTAAGCTGGTTTGAAATTTTTCCGGAAAGGTCCATCAAATAGAGTTCGGTGTCTCCTGATTTGGAACTGGCAAAGGCGATCTGCGAACCATTAGGAGAGAAAGCCGGGGTCAAATTGGTCGCTGCGTTTCGGGTCAGAGGTTTAAACCCCTTACCATCAACCCCCACCGTAAAAATTTCCGGATAAAAATTATTGAAAGAGGTGAAAGCCACACGGGACCCATCAGGAGCCCAATTTGGAGAAATATTATTGGATTTGGTTTTGGTTAAAATTGATTTTTCGGTTCCATCCATGGCAAAGGTGTAAATTTGGCGGGCATTGGAACGGCCACAGGCGGCAACCACACGAGAATTAAACGGCCCCTTCACCCCCGTTAAAGCCAGCATCAGCTCATCGGTGAATTTGTGCACGGCCACGGGATAATCCTTGGAAAAAACAAGGTATTGCTTGCCCACCAAGAGCTGCTCGGTTTCGGTATCGTACAAACGTAATTCAACCAGCGCCTTGCCTCCCCCCTTGGGCTCAACAATTCCCTTCACCAGGGCATAGGCTTCAATGGCCTTCCATTTGGAGAAATCAATATTCTCCAGCCCCCTGTCTTTTTCCAGATAACTGGCTTCATCCAAAACCCTGAAAATGCCGGCAAGCCGCATGTCTTTCCGCAAAAGAGTTGTGACATTTTCTGTAAGCTCGTTATGTCCCCCATCCAAAGTTTGCAAAGCAGGAATGGCAATGGGAAATTTTTTGGTCGAAACTTCATCAATGACAATGTAAATTTTGGCATGGGCTAATGCAGGAAGAAGAACGATAAAAAGAAAAAGAATTATTTTTTTCATATATTTTTCGTAGGGGCGGGGTCTCCCCGCCCTCTTTATCACTGGGTCCCCGTATCTACAACAGAACGAGGATTAAACTCAATTGAAAATCCCTCGCTTAAGGCTTCCTCCCGAATAATGTCAGGAGGCGAAGGAAAAGGAGCCGCCCGTTCGATGGCTCTTTGCGCCAAAAGATCAAACGTTACATCCCCTGATTGGGTTTCAACCTGGGTTGTCACAATGGCTCCCTGGGCATCAATCTGAAATGAAATGACCGTAACAAGGCTTGTGCCTTCAGCATTGGCCTTAGGGAGAGTCACCCATTCATCATTTATTTTTTTCTTTAAAGTGGTCACATACATCACTATTTCTGGGTTTGTCTCTCCGTTGGTCACATCCACCGATCCTTCCGGTGATTGCCCCCCGCCTTCTTTTTCAACCTGGGCCGCTTCGAGATCCACCTGGCGTTGCTTTAATTCTTCCTGAACACGGGCTAAGGCATCCTCTATAGCTTTATCTTCCGGCGCCTTTTTGATGGGAGTGCTTGTTTGCTTCTTTTTTTTTTGTGCCGATGGCTGGGGTTTCTTTTTTACGCCCTGAGCGGATTTTTTATCGCTGCCCGTTTTGTCCTTTGTTTTTTCCTTGATGTTTTTTTGTTCACGAAGGGTGTTCTTGGGCATGTTCGTTGTTTTTTTATAAGGGGAAGCGTTGTTGAATTCCCCCGTACCCTTTGAAAGCTTAATCCAGGTCACCTTTTTTTCTCGGGGAAAAAGATTTGACAAACCGGGGCCAAACAGGACGAACAAAAGGAGTCCCCCATGAAAGATCACCGATATCCAGAGATATTTCTTAAAACTCATAAGAAGACAAACTACCTATTTTTTTTGTCCTTTGAAGGGGATGCTTCTTCGGGAGTTGTGATCATTCCCATACGTTCAACGCCCGCTTTTTGACACAGGGCCATCACTTGAACCACATAACCATAAACAGCATCTTTATCGGCATGAAGATAAATTTCTTTTTTTTGCTTGTTTTCAAAAATGGATTTGAGTTTTTCTTCCAATGTCCCCAAAGTATAAATATTGGACTTGTCATCCCCCAAAAAAAGCTGGCCATTCGAGTTGATGGTAAGCACCAGGTCGTCCTTGGCCTGGGAAACAGCTCCCGCATTGACTTCAGGCAAATCAACATCCACCCCTTGTTGCAAAAGCGGGGCCGCCACCATGAAGATGATCAAAAGCACCAGCATGATATCAACCAAGGGAATGATGTTAATTTCTGCCAAAACCGCCTGGCTTTCGTGACGATGCATTTTCATATTTTTTATATTCTACTTAGGGTCAGTTACATTTCCTCTTCAACCTTCACCAATAAATCATCAATGAACAAATCCATCATCTTGGTGAGAATTTTTATTTTACCCGCAAAATAATTGTAGGCAATAACCGCGGGGATGGCCGTCGCCAAGCCGATGGCCGTGGTCACCAGCGCTTCTGAAATATAAGGGCCCACAGTGGCAAGTGAAGTGGAACCCGCTTTCCCGATGGCCCAAAAAGCCGTCAAGATGCCCCAAACGGTGCCAAACAAGCCGATAAAGGGGGTTGTGGACGCCGTCGTCCCCAAAAAAGAAATGTATTGTTCCAGCTTATAAATTTCCTCTTCGCGTGCCTGGGCCAGGCGATTCATGAGATGTTCCTTGAAAAAAGCCCCTTTGGCTGTTTGCTTGAATTTGCTTCCCATATCCATGGCTGTACGAAAAATTTCGTAAAGAGGCCCCGATTTTACGGCACGTTTTTCCAACACATCATTTAACGAGGGGCTTTGAGAAAAGCTGCCCCAAAAATCCTGGCAATCTTTTTGGGCCATCTTGAACTGTTTTATTTTCATGAAAATAATGGCCCAACTGACCACTGAAAAAACAGCCAGGATGACAAGGGTTAACTGGACAACGGGGCTTGAATTCCATAAAAGGCTGAGAATACCCTTTTCGGTCATTGTTTGCTCGCCCTGCACTTGAGCCCATGCAACAGAAAAAAACATATCTATCTCCTTTCGATTGTAAAAAAATAATCTTTATTGTTCACCCACCGCCTACGCCGTGTAGGGACAATCCTAGGATTGTCCCTACAGCGATTTGGAAACATCGTCCAATTGATTTTTAATCCATGTCAGTTCCTTGAAATAACTTAAAACGATCTTTTTATTTTTTAGGTCTTGTTCCGTTTTTTTAAGCCTTTCTACAGTTCCCAAATCATTCCAATAACCCTGATACATGTAAGCCCCTATTTCCCCGCCAGCCTCTAAATAAGGGATATATCCATCGCGTACAATACAGGTTTTACCCCGTCTTTTGTAATTTTTAATAAAGGAAGGAGAAAGAACATGCACCCCGGTAAAAAAAGTATTGGCCACACCTGATTCACAAACCATGGGTTGCCCCAAAATGGACAACACACGTCCTTCTTTTTCCACCTGCAACACTCCCAACTCAAAGGCTTTGTCACTTTCAACCACGGCCAGACTCACTCCGTTTCGTTTAGAGCGATGCCATTTAAAAAAAGCTTTCAAATTAATATCCACAATAATATCCGAGTTCATCACCACAAAACTGCCGTCATCCAAAAAACTTTCCGCCCTTTTGATGCCACCCCCCGTCCCTAAAATTTTTGGTTCTACGGAATAACGAAACTTGAAACCAAAAGAAGAGCCATCCCCAAGAATTTTTTTTATCTTGTCCCCCATATAATGGAGGTTAATCACCACATCCTGCACCCCATGTTTTTTTAACAGGGCCAAATTGTAAAAAATAAGGGGGATCCCATTCACCGGGATGAGTGGTTTGGGAATCTTGTCAGTTATAGGTTTAAGCCGCGTGCCAAGACCCGCGGCAAGAAGCATCACTTTCATAAGCCGGTCACCCTTCGACAAAGCTCAGGGTGTCCTTTATGTATGTAAGGGCAATTCATGAATTGCCCTTACCTGAACATGGTGTCCGCCAGAGGACGGATCAGCCTCCGGCTGAAGCCCCGTCCCGCGCACGGGACCCCGCTACGCGGTGGTCGAACCATGAATTATCTGAACTCAGAAACATATTTCCCAATCATCTCCAAAAGCCCATGGTATTTAGGTTGAGCCTTCAAGGCTGTCTTCACATAGGCAATGGAGTTGGGCACATGAATCAAAAAGGAGGAATTTTTCTTCATCGTATGAATGTATTGAAACCTTCCCGTATCCTTTAATTTTCGTTGAATGGTCAAAAGATCAAAATGGGTCAGAATTTTTTCCGGCATGGCCTCATAGGGATGCCCTTTAAATAAAAGTCCTGCAAAATCTTTCACCAATCCTTCAACCTGGGGCCGTGTCAGACAAATATAGGAATCCCGAAGTAAGGCCACCAAATCGTATAACACCGGGCCCAAGAGGGCATCCTGAAAATCAATGATCCACAAATTTGCCTTGTATAAAATAAGATTGCGGCTTTGGAAATCGCGATGGGTAAGCCCTTGGGGCATGACCCCAATTTCATCACAAATC
Encoded proteins:
- a CDS encoding energy-dependent translational throttle protein EttA; amino-acid sequence: MANENEKIIFSMVGVSRVHPPKKQVLKDIYLSFFYGAKIGVLGLNGAGKSSLLKIIAGVDKDYTGQVTFSKDYSIGYLEQEPHLDPEKTVRQVVEEGVQEVVDLLKEFETINNSFEKPMSDDEMAKLIDRQGVVQEKLDAANAWELDNRLELAMDALRCPPSDALVKNISGGEKRRVALCRLLLREPDILLLDEPTNHLDAESVFFLERHLQKYKGTVIAVTHDRYFLDNVAGWILELDRGQGIPWKGNYSSWLVQKKDRLAQEEKAETKRVKTLERELEWIRQSPEARRVKSKARISNYEKLLSQENEKLAEDIEIYIPPGPRLGETVIEARNISKAYGDKLLFENLSFSLPQGGIVGVIGPNGAGKTTLFKMIMGFEKPDSGSFKVGETVKLGYVDQNRFSPDDKRTVWEVISGGAEVVKLGSREVNSRAYVARFNFSGTDQQKPINVLSGGERNRVHLAMTLKDAGNVLLLDEPTNDLDVNTLRALEVALENFGGCAVIISHDRWFLDRIATHMLSFEGDSQVVWFDGNFSEYEADKHRRLGDAADKLGRIKYKKLKRE
- a CDS encoding Tol-Pal system beta propeller repeat protein TolB; protein product: MKKIILFLFIVLLPALAHAKIYIVIDEVSTKKFPIAIPALQTLDGGHNELTENVTTLLRKDMRLAGIFRVLDEASYLEKDRGLENIDFSKWKAIEAYALVKGIVEPKGGGKALVELRLYDTETEQLLVGKQYLVFSKDYPVAVHKFTDELMLALTGVKGPFNSRVVAACGRSNARQIYTFAMDGTEKSILTKTKSNNISPNWAPDGSRVAFTSFNNFYPEIFTVGVDGKGFKPLTRNAATNLTPAFSPNGSQIAFASSKSGDTELYLMDLSGKISNQLTKTYNIDVSSAWSPDGSQIVFASERAGNLHLFVMDVASGSVSRLTYTGYQNDQPDWSPDGRKIIFTARDRGAFDLFVMNADGSLIQRITRDEGNNESPTWSPDGRYIVFSSGRRGGSGIYVSMADGDNQTLIPGTESCVNPDWGPRLQ
- a CDS encoding protein TolR; protein product: MHRHESQAVLAEINIIPLVDIMLVLLIIFMVAAPLLQQGVDVDLPEVNAGAVSQAKDDLVLTINSNGQLFLGDDKSNIYTLGTLEEKLKSIFENKQKKEIYLHADKDAVYGYVVQVMALCQKAGVERMGMITTPEEASPSKDKKNR